Proteins from a genomic interval of Tenacibaculum sp. SZ-18:
- a CDS encoding T9SS type A sorting domain-containing protein, producing the protein MKYHFIIITLFLAISNCFGQYEGPVPAITSGYGSFGTNGISVSYITNDNFLARDISVFYPKGITTAVPTIFFLHGWGGIYPSFSQETINNLVSNGYAVVHVPYKSFGVTNAERYTTLFDGFVKAAQNLPNIIDTSRVGFYGHSLGGGAVPRISYRLFTENNWGANGKFIYCDAPYYSFELGTSSLANFPTDCKMLTVLYDKDDINDLRMGMDVFNNISIDSNNKDCIIVYPDSVSGYVYEANHSEAAQYTTNSVYNAYDYYITFRLLNALADYTFTGNLTAKDIALGNGSAAQVSMGSQLNPLTVTDNPSPIYPESIYTNPCSDPINERTAFCSAILSLNEIDSQSENISIYPNPTENQLTIDIDEIQSEFTVSIFDMNGKLILESSNQKILDLNVIETGVYFIHVNINSNLSSYKLIKK; encoded by the coding sequence ATGAAATATCACTTTATAATAATCACCTTATTCTTAGCAATTTCAAATTGCTTTGGACAATACGAAGGACCAGTTCCAGCAATCACAAGTGGTTATGGTTCGTTTGGAACAAATGGAATTTCAGTATCATATATTACAAACGATAATTTCTTAGCACGGGACATTTCAGTCTTTTATCCAAAAGGCATAACAACAGCCGTTCCGACTATTTTCTTTTTACACGGATGGGGGGGGATTTACCCATCATTTTCCCAAGAAACTATCAATAACTTGGTTTCAAATGGATACGCTGTAGTACATGTGCCGTACAAAAGCTTTGGAGTTACCAATGCGGAAAGATATACCACGCTATTTGATGGCTTTGTCAAAGCAGCCCAAAATCTACCGAACATAATTGACACTTCACGCGTAGGTTTTTATGGTCACTCGCTTGGTGGTGGTGCTGTTCCGAGAATATCGTATAGGCTATTTACTGAAAATAATTGGGGTGCAAATGGAAAATTCATTTATTGTGATGCCCCTTATTATTCATTTGAGCTAGGAACGAGTTCTCTTGCGAATTTTCCGACCGATTGCAAGATGCTAACTGTTCTTTACGATAAAGATGACATTAACGATTTGAGAATGGGAATGGATGTTTTTAATAATATATCCATTGATAGCAATAACAAAGATTGCATTATCGTTTATCCTGACTCTGTTTCGGGATACGTTTATGAAGCGAATCACAGTGAAGCAGCGCAGTACACAACAAATAGTGTGTATAATGCTTATGACTATTACATTACATTTCGGTTACTCAATGCACTTGCAGACTATACTTTTACAGGTAACTTGACAGCTAAGGATATTGCACTTGGAAATGGAAGTGCTGCCCAAGTGAGCATGGGGTCACAATTAAACCCACTAACAGTTACAGATAACCCCTCACCAATTTATCCTGAATCGATATATACGAATCCTTGTAGTGACCCAATAAATGAAAGGACTGCATTTTGCTCAGCAATTCTTTCATTGAATGAAATTGATAGTCAATCAGAAAACATCAGTATTTATCCAAATCCTACAGAAAACCAATTAACAATAGATATTGATGAAATCCAATCGGAATTTACTGTATCAATATTTGATATGAATGGAAAACTTATTCTTGAAAGTTCAAATCAAAAAATATTAGACTTGAATGTGATAGAAACAGGAGTCTATTTTATACATGTAAACATAAATAGCAATCTTTCAAGCTATAAATTGATTAAGAAATAA
- the dnaB gene encoding replicative DNA helicase, with protein sequence METELKILPKAIDLEQAVLGAMLIDSSSVGIIIDVLHEEVFFEPRNREVFSSIKRLFSESKAIDMLTVSSELKRSGKTEKAGGVVYPIELSQKVASSAHIEYHSRILIQTYIQRSIIVSSQSFLKEAYKDDVDVFKLLDKTYDFLNNISELAVKKNEVRFSDIVDYVKEKGKKIYRGEITPGLITPIKKLTNSSGGWRNGELIILAARPGMGKTAFALKAASTLMMLEVPTAFFCLEMSKETLVSRIISMENKIPLSKFNKEGINDEDEKLVDRYHQIIKSKPLLIDDTTSLSIEQLQIKAQRLKSVYGIKILIVDYLQLMTSSSVKFNREQEISKISRGLKTIAKDLNIPVIALSQLSRAVESRGGTKRPLLSDLRESGAIEQDADMVGFLYRPEYYGMTEWDEEHTSCLGEAEYIVAKNRNGGLVRARMKFEAEYTLFSDLEKDENFQDQIQGISPEEAF encoded by the coding sequence ATGGAAACAGAATTGAAAATATTGCCAAAAGCAATAGATTTAGAACAGGCTGTATTGGGAGCTATGTTAATTGATTCTTCTTCCGTAGGAATAATCATTGATGTTTTGCACGAGGAAGTATTTTTTGAGCCAAGAAATAGAGAGGTTTTTTCTTCAATAAAAAGATTGTTTTCCGAATCTAAGGCTATAGATATGCTTACTGTCTCTAGTGAGTTAAAAAGATCAGGTAAAACCGAGAAAGCAGGAGGTGTTGTTTATCCTATAGAGCTAAGTCAAAAAGTAGCATCCTCAGCTCATATTGAATATCATTCTAGAATATTGATTCAGACATACATTCAGAGATCAATAATTGTATCCAGTCAAAGCTTTTTGAAGGAGGCATATAAGGATGATGTTGATGTATTCAAATTACTAGATAAAACATATGACTTTCTTAATAATATAAGTGAATTAGCTGTTAAGAAGAATGAAGTAAGGTTTTCCGATATAGTGGATTATGTAAAGGAGAAAGGGAAAAAAATATATCGTGGAGAAATTACTCCAGGTTTAATAACACCAATAAAAAAATTAACAAATAGTTCTGGAGGTTGGAGAAATGGGGAGTTAATCATATTAGCAGCTAGACCAGGAATGGGGAAGACAGCCTTCGCTTTAAAAGCTGCTTCTACTCTCATGATGCTTGAAGTTCCAACAGCTTTCTTCTGTTTAGAGATGAGTAAGGAAACATTAGTGAGCAGAATAATTTCAATGGAGAATAAGATTCCACTTTCTAAATTCAATAAAGAAGGTATTAATGATGAAGATGAGAAGCTGGTAGATAGGTATCATCAGATCATTAAATCTAAACCATTATTAATTGATGATACTACTAGTTTATCTATCGAGCAACTTCAGATTAAAGCCCAAAGATTAAAGAGCGTGTATGGAATAAAGATATTGATTGTTGATTATTTGCAATTAATGACTTCTAGTAGTGTGAAATTTAATAGAGAACAGGAAATATCAAAGATTTCTAGAGGTCTGAAAACTATCGCTAAAGATCTGAACATCCCTGTAATTGCATTATCTCAATTATCTAGAGCTGTAGAGTCTAGAGGAGGAACTAAGCGTCCTTTGCTGTCAGATCTTCGTGAGTCGGGAGCTATTGAGCAAGATGCCGATATGGTTGGGTTTTTATATAGACCTGAATACTATGGAATGACCGAATGGGATGAAGAACATACTTCATGTCTTGGAGAGGCTGAATATATAGTAGCTAAAAATAGGAATGGTGGTCTAGTCAGAGCTAGAATGAAGTTTGAAGCTGAGTATACATTGTTTAGTGATCTAGAAAAAGACGAAAATTTTCAAGATCAGATTCAGGGAATAAGTCCAGAGGAGGCATTTTAG
- a CDS encoding DUF4373 domain-containing protein: protein MARPIKNGLDYFPFDTDIFSDRKVRKLLKTHGCKGFTVFSLVLCEIYRGKGCFVLCDDDFLFDVSDKLNIAETVVNETINFCVSNGLFNKRVFDCERILTSASIQKRYISAKRGKVVIDTKINVLETETSVNVAITQVNETDSTQSKVKENKVKKSKESTITSNVLKPIEQLSIEYLKNQRVCNAVINNKKNRIQDLTHLKTRIKEFVKTLEERNTLVKTEEDFASHFRNWHLKSKEQKTHNHTDTIPLV from the coding sequence ATGGCTAGACCAATAAAAAACGGTCTAGACTACTTTCCTTTCGACACTGACATATTCAGTGATAGAAAAGTTAGGAAATTACTTAAGACTCATGGTTGCAAGGGTTTTACAGTGTTTAGCCTCGTGCTTTGCGAGATATACCGAGGAAAAGGGTGTTTCGTCTTGTGTGATGATGATTTTTTGTTTGATGTGTCAGACAAGCTAAATATTGCCGAAACCGTAGTAAATGAAACAATAAACTTTTGTGTCTCTAATGGGCTTTTCAATAAGCGTGTTTTTGATTGTGAAAGAATTCTTACATCTGCATCCATACAAAAAAGGTATATCTCCGCAAAACGTGGTAAGGTAGTTATAGACACGAAAATAAATGTTCTTGAAACAGAAACCTCAGTTAATGTAGCAATAACCCAAGTTAATGAAACAGATAGTACACAAAGTAAAGTAAAGGAAAATAAAGTAAAGAAGAGTAAAGAAAGTACTATCACATCGAATGTCTTAAAGCCCATTGAACAATTATCTATTGAATACTTAAAAAACCAACGAGTATGTAATGCTGTTATAAACAATAAAAAAAACAGAATTCAAGATTTAACCCATCTAAAAACCAGAATAAAGGAGTTCGTTAAAACTTTAGAGGAGAGGAACACATTAGTAAAAACGGAAGAGGATTTTGCGAGTCATTTTAGAAACTGGCATCTGAAGTCTAAGGAACAAAAAACACATAATCATACAGATACAATACCACTAGTTTAA
- a CDS encoding recombinase RecT — protein MSTQLSTKDLFGQKSIQERFEKLLGKKAPGFISSVLQVINGNRLLKNADPNTVLNAAATAAILNLEINPNLGFAWIVPYKGQAQFQMGWKGFVQLALRTGQYKRINVTEVYENQFTSFNRLTEELNANFDVVGTGEIVGYASYFMLNNGMEKMTYWSKEEVTNHAKKYSKAYGKSHSPWSDKDQFHAMAKKTVLKNMISKWGIMSIEMQRAQLADQSVQENEGNYQYIDNGHTIDVTQESINEENARIKEFINKAESIQELKDVQDSLDREQITLFDQDLKNRESELLQNELIN, from the coding sequence ATGAGTACACAATTATCAACAAAGGATTTATTTGGACAAAAGTCTATACAAGAAAGATTTGAAAAATTACTTGGGAAGAAAGCACCTGGTTTTATCTCTTCCGTATTACAAGTAATTAATGGTAATAGACTTTTAAAAAACGCTGATCCAAATACAGTGTTAAATGCAGCAGCTACAGCAGCGATTTTAAACTTAGAGATAAATCCAAATTTAGGCTTTGCATGGATTGTTCCTTACAAAGGGCAAGCACAGTTTCAAATGGGATGGAAAGGTTTTGTACAACTAGCATTAAGAACAGGTCAATACAAGAGGATTAATGTTACTGAAGTTTATGAAAATCAATTTACTTCTTTTAATCGTTTGACAGAAGAATTAAATGCAAATTTTGATGTAGTTGGAACAGGAGAAATCGTGGGTTATGCTTCTTACTTTATGTTGAATAATGGTATGGAGAAAATGACGTATTGGAGTAAAGAAGAAGTTACAAATCACGCAAAAAAATATTCCAAAGCTTATGGTAAATCTCATTCTCCATGGAGTGATAAAGATCAATTTCATGCAATGGCTAAAAAAACTGTTTTGAAAAATATGATTTCGAAATGGGGAATCATGTCTATTGAAATGCAAAGGGCGCAATTGGCTGATCAATCTGTTCAAGAGAATGAAGGCAATTATCAATATATAGATAATGGTCATACTATAGATGTAACGCAAGAATCTATAAATGAGGAGAATGCTCGTATTAAAGAATTTATTAATAAAGCTGAATCAATTCAAGAATTGAAAGATGTCCAAGATTCTCTAGATAGAGAACAAATAACTCTATTTGATCAAGACCTCAAAAATAGGGAGAGTGAGTTACTTCAAAATGAACTTATAAACTAA
- a CDS encoding SHOCT domain-containing protein produces MKIKISLIALLVTLASFSQKKVEKLKEYTAPNGVNYKIGDEITLNRGSNDNGSFNYVMIGGWAASTAKLPATNSGLVVTIKKIKKYNKKRYKGVVFTVGGGNITNYLIMIKEAIDSCEITPCKSENEKVVKTESKYDKIKKIKELLDDGVLTKEEFEAEKKKILNSKDK; encoded by the coding sequence ATGAAAATTAAAATATCACTAATAGCACTTCTCGTTACATTAGCTTCATTTAGTCAAAAAAAAGTTGAAAAACTTAAAGAGTATACCGCTCCTAATGGGGTAAATTATAAAATAGGAGACGAAATCACACTTAACAGAGGTTCAAATGATAACGGATCATTCAATTATGTTATGATTGGAGGTTGGGCAGCGTCAACTGCTAAATTACCAGCTACAAATAGTGGATTGGTTGTAACAATAAAAAAGATTAAAAAATATAACAAGAAAAGATATAAAGGCGTTGTCTTTACAGTAGGTGGAGGAAATATTACCAACTATCTAATAATGATTAAAGAGGCGATTGATTCTTGTGAAATAACTCCATGTAAAAGCGAAAATGAAAAAGTTGTAAAAACTGAGAGTAAATATGATAAGATAAAAAAGATTAAGGAGTTGTTAGATGATGGAGTCTTAACTAAAGAAGAGTTTGAAGCTGAAAAGAAGAAAATACTTAATTCAAAGGACAAATAA